In Morganella morganii, the following are encoded in one genomic region:
- a CDS encoding lysozyme: MNNRLFKKVMAACAAGAIAGALVLIPAYEGVEYKPYRDVAGVLTVCYGHTGSDIQPGKLYTDAECKALLHDDLTKVRRAIDPMIKVPIDDNTRAAIYSFAYNTGTGAFSRSTMLRKLNAGDIAGACDEMKRWTFAGGKQWQGLINRRETENAVCHGTL; the protein is encoded by the coding sequence ATGAATAACCGATTATTTAAAAAAGTCATGGCCGCTTGTGCCGCCGGGGCGATTGCCGGTGCGCTGGTGCTGATCCCCGCGTATGAGGGTGTTGAGTACAAACCTTACCGTGATGTGGCCGGAGTGCTTACCGTATGTTATGGCCATACCGGCAGTGATATTCAGCCCGGCAAGTTGTACACGGATGCTGAATGTAAGGCGCTGCTGCATGACGACCTGACGAAAGTCCGGCGCGCGATTGACCCGATGATCAAAGTACCGATTGATGACAATACCCGGGCGGCCATCTATTCATTTGCATATAACACCGGAACCGGTGCGTTCTCGCGTTCGACAATGCTGCGGAAACTCAATGCCGGTGATATCGCGGGTGCCTGTGACGAAATGAAACGCTGGACATTTGCCGGTGGTAAGCAGTGGCAGGGTCTGATTAACCGGCGCGAAACGGAGAACGCGGTATGCCACGGAACCCTTTAA
- a CDS encoding lysis protein: MNWKEAVIAALFIVAAWWVYDTYRDNQQLKVDNAALSGQLAEQIAENEKYQERTQKLHELDTRHTQELANAKTEIDRLRIAADRNPERVYIKASCPKTGSVTATGMDDAATARPDDAAVRNYWLLRERIAESKQMILGLQEYINTQCLAK, encoded by the coding sequence ATGAACTGGAAAGAGGCGGTAATTGCCGCGCTGTTTATTGTTGCCGCCTGGTGGGTATATGACACCTACCGGGATAACCAGCAGTTGAAGGTCGATAACGCAGCCCTGAGTGGTCAGCTTGCAGAGCAGATAGCGGAGAATGAAAAATATCAGGAACGCACACAGAAGCTTCATGAACTGGACACCAGACACACACAGGAACTGGCAAATGCAAAAACTGAAATTGACCGGCTGCGTATTGCTGCTGACCGTAACCCTGAGCGGGTGTACATCAAAGCCAGTTGTCCTAAAACCGGCAGCGTTACCGCCACCGGCATGGATGATGCAGCCACCGCCCGACCTGATGACGCCGCTGTCAGAAATTATTGGTTACTCAGAGAGCGAATCGCAGAGTCAAAGCAGATGATCCTGGGATTACAGGAATATATAAATACTCAGTGCCTCGCTAAATAG
- a CDS encoding DUF1441 family protein — protein MSNISNLGDAYHWSVAKIAEAFGLNRGTVKKRLLDANVAIAGTVRGNPVYALRDVGPVIFGADTEKDPSGIQDPDKMFPKDRKDWFQSENERIKLETSLRQLIPAEESHREMATIIKAIAQVLDTWPDRLERDHGWQPEQITQAQDVVDELRDLLAMEVENAEEENG, from the coding sequence ATGTCTAATATCAGCAATCTCGGGGACGCGTATCACTGGAGTGTTGCAAAGATTGCTGAAGCGTTCGGACTGAACCGGGGTACGGTTAAAAAGCGGCTGCTCGATGCAAATGTGGCGATAGCGGGAACAGTACGAGGCAATCCGGTGTATGCCCTCCGCGATGTCGGTCCGGTCATATTCGGTGCTGACACAGAGAAAGATCCGTCCGGTATTCAGGATCCGGACAAAATGTTCCCGAAAGACCGTAAAGACTGGTTCCAGTCTGAAAACGAACGCATCAAACTTGAAACCTCGCTGCGCCAGCTGATACCTGCTGAAGAATCTCACCGTGAGATGGCGACCATCATCAAAGCGATAGCCCAGGTGCTGGACACCTGGCCTGACCGACTGGAGCGTGACCACGGCTGGCAGCCTGAGCAAATCACACAGGCACAGGATGTGGTGGATGAACTCCGCGATCTGCTGGCGATGGAGGTGGAAAACGCAGAGGAAGAAAACGGATGA
- a CDS encoding phage portal protein, whose protein sequence is MKLIDSAIGLIAPGWQASRMRSRLQIKAYEAAMPTRTHRARRESRNANQLVKSGGRSLREQARFLDDNHDLVIGLLDKLEERVIGAKGIIVEPQPLLRGGELADDLAKQIRAAWSEWSVSPDVTGQYTRPVLERLMARTWLRDGEVFGQMVSGRAKGLRRENGVHFWIEALEPDFVPLNLDVPGSNICQGVKLNEWGRPVSYNVYKNMPSALYRSQDLKTIDAENMLHLKFTRRLHQLRGHSLLSGILIRLSALKDYEDAELTAARIAASLGMYIKKGDIYNGDDASEDRELNIEPGIIFDELAPGEDIGMVKSDRPNPNLQSFRNGQLRAVAAGSRGSYSSISRDYDGTYSAQRQELVESFEGYGILQDAFVAAVTRPMYRSWLTMAVAEGVIDVPPDVDPASLMNAVYSGPVMPWIDPLKEAKAWQVLLRGGGATEGEWVRARGSSPADTKRRRKAEIDENRKLGLVFDTDPANDKGTPDDAKSRDDDE, encoded by the coding sequence ATGAAGCTGATCGACAGTGCTATCGGCCTGATTGCGCCGGGCTGGCAGGCGTCCCGGATGCGGTCCCGCCTGCAGATAAAAGCCTATGAGGCCGCGATGCCGACCCGTACCCACCGCGCGCGGCGGGAATCCCGTAACGCGAATCAGCTGGTGAAATCCGGCGGCCGGTCACTGCGCGAGCAGGCCCGGTTTCTGGATGACAACCACGACCTTGTGATCGGTCTGCTGGATAAGCTGGAAGAGCGGGTGATTGGTGCGAAAGGCATTATTGTTGAGCCGCAGCCGCTGCTGCGCGGCGGTGAACTGGCAGATGATCTGGCAAAACAGATCCGTGCGGCCTGGTCGGAATGGTCTGTCAGTCCGGATGTGACCGGTCAGTATACCCGTCCGGTACTTGAACGGCTGATGGCGCGTACCTGGCTGCGTGACGGAGAGGTATTCGGTCAGATGGTGTCCGGACGGGCCAAAGGTCTGAGGCGGGAAAACGGGGTGCATTTCTGGATTGAGGCGCTGGAGCCGGACTTTGTGCCGCTGAATCTGGATGTGCCGGGCAGCAATATCTGCCAGGGTGTGAAACTCAATGAGTGGGGGCGGCCTGTCAGTTACAACGTGTATAAAAATATGCCGTCAGCCCTGTACCGGTCGCAGGATCTGAAAACCATCGACGCTGAAAACATGCTGCACCTGAAGTTTACCCGCCGCCTGCATCAGCTGCGCGGGCACAGTCTGTTGTCCGGTATTCTGATCCGCCTGAGTGCCCTGAAAGATTATGAGGACGCGGAACTCACCGCTGCCCGTATCGCTGCATCACTCGGGATGTACATCAAAAAAGGGGATATCTATAACGGCGATGATGCATCAGAGGACAGGGAACTGAACATCGAGCCGGGCATTATCTTCGATGAACTGGCACCCGGTGAGGATATCGGCATGGTCAAATCTGACCGCCCGAACCCGAACCTGCAATCCTTCCGTAATGGTCAGCTGCGTGCAGTAGCCGCCGGCAGCCGCGGCAGTTATTCCAGTATTTCACGTGATTATGACGGCACTTACAGCGCCCAGCGCCAGGAGCTGGTGGAGTCTTTTGAGGGCTACGGCATTTTACAGGATGCGTTTGTGGCCGCAGTGACCCGCCCGATGTACCGCAGCTGGCTGACAATGGCCGTGGCGGAGGGGGTGATTGATGTACCGCCGGATGTTGATCCCGCTTCTTTAATGAATGCGGTTTACAGCGGCCCGGTGATGCCGTGGATTGACCCGCTGAAAGAGGCCAAAGCCTGGCAGGTGCTGCTGCGCGGCGGCGGGGCAACCGAAGGGGAATGGGTTCGGGCCAGAGGCTCCAGCCCTGCTGATACAAAACGCCGCCGTAAAGCGGAAATTGATGAAAACAGAAAGCTGGGGCTGGTGTTTGACACCGATCCGGCGAATGACAAAGGAACACCTGACGATGCCAAATCCCGGGACGATGACGAGTAA
- a CDS encoding ClpP-like prohead protease/major capsid protein fusion protein produces the protein MPNPGTMTSNPKASAPVKSWFRMKAAADTQSADIYIYDEIGGWGISAKQFSKELLALGDVSQINLHIHSPGGEVFDGIAIYNQLKGHDAKITVYIDGLAASMASVIAMVGDTVIMPENAMMMIHKPWGIAWGDADEMRDYADLLDKLENVLIPAYVAKTGKTAEEIAAMLEEETWMNGDECLSHGFADQLTDPVQAMACITSKRIEDFTAMPQAIKNQVSPKNTAQTTPVSVPDPVPVTQPAATVTQPQPVAQPDNADVQNQIRAQEQARLNGIKDLFAMFGGKHNDLMVDCVTDTQCSLEDARAKLLEKLGAESTPSNKNNAHIYAGNGNFTGDGIRASVMTRAGHEEAQPDNPYNSMTLRELARMSLTERGIGISTLNPMQMVAAAFTHSTSDFGNILMDVAYKSLLTGWEEAEETYDKWTKKGQLSDFKTAHRVGLGGFPSLRQVREGAEYKYVTTGDKGQTIALATYGELFSITRQAIINDDMNALTDIPNKLGRAAKATIGDLVYAVLTDNGKLSDGKALFSADHKNTLSGGMDVETISKGRTLMRQQKEGERTLNIRPAFMLVPAALETHALQVVGSGSVKGADVNANIINPIRNIAEIITEPRLDDNSEKDWYMAASQGSDTIEVAYLNGIDTPYIDQQEGFTSDGVTTKIRIDAGVAPLDYRGMIQVKGR, from the coding sequence ATGCCAAATCCCGGGACGATGACGAGTAACCCGAAAGCATCCGCACCGGTTAAAAGCTGGTTCCGCATGAAAGCCGCGGCGGATACCCAATCGGCGGACATTTATATCTATGACGAGATCGGCGGCTGGGGGATCTCGGCAAAGCAGTTTTCAAAAGAGCTGCTGGCGCTGGGGGATGTCAGTCAGATTAACCTGCATATTCACTCCCCCGGCGGCGAAGTGTTTGACGGGATCGCCATTTATAACCAGCTGAAAGGCCATGATGCAAAGATCACCGTTTATATCGACGGGCTGGCGGCCTCAATGGCCTCTGTTATTGCCATGGTCGGTGACACTGTGATTATGCCGGAAAACGCCATGATGATGATCCACAAACCGTGGGGAATTGCCTGGGGGGATGCGGATGAAATGCGGGATTACGCCGACCTGCTGGATAAGCTGGAAAATGTGCTGATCCCGGCGTATGTCGCCAAAACCGGCAAAACGGCGGAAGAGATTGCCGCCATGTTAGAAGAGGAAACCTGGATGAACGGCGATGAATGTCTGTCACACGGGTTTGCTGATCAGCTTACTGACCCGGTACAGGCGATGGCCTGTATCACATCCAAACGTATCGAGGACTTTACTGCTATGCCACAGGCTATTAAAAACCAGGTATCACCGAAAAATACCGCTCAGACCACACCGGTTTCCGTGCCGGACCCGGTACCGGTGACGCAGCCCGCCGCAACCGTGACTCAGCCTCAGCCGGTCGCGCAGCCGGATAATGCAGATGTACAGAATCAGATCCGCGCTCAGGAACAAGCCCGTCTGAACGGCATTAAGGACTTGTTCGCCATGTTCGGCGGCAAACATAATGATCTGATGGTGGATTGCGTGACTGACACGCAGTGCTCACTGGAAGACGCCCGTGCGAAACTGCTGGAAAAACTGGGGGCAGAATCCACACCAAGCAACAAAAATAATGCTCATATCTACGCAGGTAACGGTAATTTCACCGGTGACGGCATCCGTGCATCGGTCATGACCCGTGCCGGGCACGAAGAAGCACAGCCGGATAACCCGTATAACAGCATGACACTGCGTGAACTGGCGCGTATGTCGCTGACGGAGCGCGGTATTGGTATCAGCACCCTGAACCCGATGCAGATGGTCGCTGCGGCATTCACACACAGCACTTCGGATTTCGGCAATATCCTGATGGATGTGGCTTATAAATCCCTGCTGACGGGCTGGGAAGAGGCGGAAGAAACCTATGATAAGTGGACGAAGAAAGGTCAGCTCAGCGACTTTAAAACCGCTCACCGTGTCGGCCTCGGTGGTTTTCCGTCACTGCGTCAGGTGCGCGAAGGGGCAGAATATAAATACGTCACCACAGGTGACAAGGGGCAGACCATTGCGCTGGCAACGTACGGGGAACTGTTCAGTATCACCCGCCAGGCCATCATCAACGATGATATGAATGCGCTGACCGATATCCCGAACAAACTCGGCCGGGCCGCAAAAGCCACCATTGGTGACCTGGTGTATGCCGTGCTGACAGATAACGGGAAACTGAGTGACGGCAAAGCCCTGTTCAGTGCTGATCATAAAAATACGCTGTCCGGCGGCATGGATGTGGAAACCATCAGCAAAGGCCGCACGCTGATGCGCCAGCAGAAAGAGGGCGAACGTACGCTGAATATCCGCCCGGCCTTTATGCTGGTACCGGCGGCACTGGAAACACACGCACTTCAGGTTGTCGGTTCCGGCAGCGTGAAAGGGGCGGATGTGAATGCCAATATCATTAACCCGATCCGCAATATTGCGGAAATTATCACTGAGCCGCGTCTGGACGATAACAGTGAAAAAGACTGGTACATGGCTGCTTCTCAGGGCAGTGACACCATTGAAGTTGCCTACCTGAACGGTATCGATACCCCGTACATCGATCAGCAGGAAGGGTTCACCTCCGACGGCGTGACCACGAAAATCCGTATTGATGCCGGCGTGGCACCGCTGGATTATCGCGGAATGATCCAGGTGAAAGGCCGGTAA
- a CDS encoding DUF2190 family protein: MAKNYQQQGMTIAIVNSGTKSVTSGSLVQVGSLAAVAITDIAAGATGDGFAEGVFRLPKKNGLVLKAGAAASVKDGQLVDTGGVVIGVAWEDAAAGDADAAVKINVFPPAAQG; this comes from the coding sequence ATGGCTAAGAATTATCAGCAGCAGGGAATGACCATCGCGATTGTTAACAGCGGAACCAAATCCGTTACCAGCGGTTCACTGGTACAGGTTGGCTCACTGGCCGCGGTGGCAATTACAGACATTGCCGCCGGTGCAACCGGTGACGGATTTGCCGAAGGGGTTTTCCGGCTGCCTAAAAAAAACGGGCTGGTGCTTAAAGCGGGGGCGGCGGCTTCCGTTAAAGACGGTCAGTTGGTGGATACCGGCGGCGTGGTGATCGGCGTAGCCTGGGAGGATGCGGCTGCCGGTGACGCAGATGCCGCTGTGAAGATTAACGTCTTCCCGCCGGCGGCACAGGGATAA
- a CDS encoding ATP-binding protein: MTPFQQMKSRMDALTAEKMGEVIYLNDQPVCAVEFHFLPEMGPVSGDGVSYVIFTPGVTPRRKDRIVTGITEFIITRVQRYNGKPHIFIESE, encoded by the coding sequence ATGACCCCGTTTCAGCAGATGAAGTCCCGGATGGATGCACTGACAGCGGAAAAAATGGGGGAAGTCATTTATCTGAATGATCAGCCTGTCTGTGCTGTTGAGTTTCATTTTCTTCCGGAAATGGGACCGGTCAGCGGTGACGGGGTCAGTTATGTGATTTTCACACCGGGGGTCACGCCGCGCCGGAAAGATCGGATTGTTACCGGCATCACTGAGTTCATCATCACCAGAGTACAGCGCTATAACGGTAAACCCCATATTTTTATCGAGAGTGAATAA
- a CDS encoding phage tail protein codes for MDGIQQAINNLNTISGTAVPVATAQAVNRVAVRAIGRSVKRVSGETQLQQKLIRQRVRLRRASSKQSVPRARLLVNRGNLPAIALGTAKVQLSRKRRDKHGRGSVLKIGRFKFEDAFIQQLANGRWHVMQRTGNSRYPIDVVKIPLVTPLTQAFTDETESLLKSDMPKELGQALKNQLRLYIKARLP; via the coding sequence ATGGATGGTATTCAGCAGGCGATTAATAACCTGAACACAATCAGCGGCACGGCGGTACCGGTCGCCACAGCTCAGGCCGTAAACCGGGTTGCAGTCCGTGCGATAGGGCGCAGTGTCAAAAGGGTATCAGGCGAAACGCAACTGCAGCAGAAGCTGATCCGTCAGCGTGTCCGTCTGCGCAGGGCAAGCAGTAAACAGTCTGTGCCCCGTGCGCGGTTACTTGTGAACAGAGGTAATCTCCCGGCCATTGCACTCGGCACAGCTAAGGTTCAGTTGTCACGCAAACGGCGTGATAAACACGGACGCGGCAGTGTACTGAAAATCGGGCGGTTTAAGTTTGAGGATGCGTTTATTCAGCAACTGGCAAACGGTCGCTGGCATGTTATGCAGCGCACCGGTAACTCACGTTATCCGATTGATGTGGTGAAGATCCCCCTGGTAACCCCGCTGACACAGGCATTTACGGATGAAACAGAATCACTTCTTAAATCCGATATGCCGAAAGAACTCGGGCAGGCACTGAAAAATCAGCTCCGGCTGTATATCAAAGCGAGGCTCCCCTGA
- a CDS encoding phage minor tail U family protein: MHKHSAIRLTVADALRAHLGETQVYDGRPVFLEESELPVVAVYLTDASPTDDVVDEDQWQAVLHIEVFLKASNPDSKLDEWMEDKIYPAMQSVPALAGLIETMSAAGYDYQRDDEMCLWGSADLTYHLTYSM; encoded by the coding sequence ATGCATAAACATTCCGCTATCCGGCTGACGGTGGCTGATGCCCTGCGGGCACACCTCGGGGAAACTCAGGTATATGACGGTCGCCCGGTATTTCTTGAGGAGTCTGAACTCCCGGTTGTCGCGGTGTATCTCACTGACGCTTCGCCGACGGATGATGTTGTGGATGAAGACCAGTGGCAGGCCGTTCTGCATATTGAGGTTTTCCTGAAAGCGAGTAATCCGGACTCAAAACTGGACGAATGGATGGAAGACAAAATTTATCCCGCCATGCAATCCGTACCGGCACTGGCCGGACTTATCGAAACCATGTCAGCGGCAGGCTACGACTATCAGCGCGATGATGAAATGTGCCTGTGGGGCTCAGCCGATCTGACATATCACCTGACGTATTCAATGTAA
- the gpG gene encoding phage tail assembly chaperone G: MNFLQQKEFTYNGESLMLSELSALQRVEYFDHLVTQTEKEAPAEDVQSLKRTAVYVRMNIESNAFLVARSLFNVGNTAGKQVDEIRADILSTWPPVALEQAAKLVLELSDMQVKTTDGESAEPVADPEPAEK, encoded by the coding sequence ATGAACTTTCTGCAACAGAAGGAATTTACGTATAACGGCGAATCACTGATGCTGAGCGAGTTGTCAGCCCTGCAACGTGTGGAATATTTCGATCACCTGGTGACACAGACCGAAAAAGAAGCGCCGGCAGAGGATGTGCAGAGCCTGAAACGCACTGCTGTTTATGTGCGTATGAATATCGAATCAAACGCGTTTCTGGTAGCACGCTCTCTGTTCAATGTGGGTAATACAGCGGGTAAACAGGTTGATGAGATCCGCGCTGATATTCTCAGCACCTGGCCGCCGGTCGCGCTGGAGCAGGCGGCAAAACTGGTACTTGAACTCAGTGATATGCAGGTCAAAACCACAGACGGTGAAAGTGCTGAACCGGTCGCAGATCCGGAACCGGCAGAAAAGTAA
- a CDS encoding phage tail assembly protein T, whose product MLADMTATELGDWYTYFGVTPFTHQLIDLEFAALSNTVVSLVGGSKDLSLNDFLLLKHSEETGETDDSLLMTAGEGIAGGVRYEPADS is encoded by the coding sequence ATGCTGGCGGATATGACGGCAACAGAGCTGGGGGACTGGTACACCTATTTCGGGGTAACGCCATTCACCCATCAGCTGATTGATCTGGAGTTCGCCGCACTCAGTAACACCGTGGTGTCGCTGGTGGGCGGCAGCAAAGACCTGTCGCTGAATGATTTTCTGTTACTGAAACACAGCGAAGAAACCGGTGAGACTGACGACTCACTGTTAATGACAGCAGGCGAGGGGATCGCCGGGGGAGTACGTTATGAGCCAGCAGATAGCTGA
- a CDS encoding phage tail length tape measure family protein, producing the protein MSQQIADLVINLRADSTTFTEQVGRVERQLLQAAASADASAERMRKFAEGQSAAVNQAANSTQATLKTLDESQIFSADKFVQKWKAAAREIDSMHRRMNEQINNSRQKDSAGRDLARQQDAMTESFFRQIDAVKKTGSGLEQLAVIQSKLNQAQRAGTISQQDYLTLISSVTQRTTELRRADENLTQQKTRFIQRLKEQVATQNLSRKEMLRYQAAQLGVSSSADIYINKLRDSNKETEKFKGNNKILSEGLRSLAGHMGMSKFTYFGGMGAVVGGIAAVGKAAWNAEQEVTLLNRQLIATGNYAGKTSAQLRLMADQMSGGWITRSDMTAALTSAVGSGYFFGDQVSLVAKAAAQMKQATGQSVDETVNQFKRLKDDPVNAIMEMDKSMHLLTASEYEHIAALERSGKTREASEYAITKLAEVTNRRTIEMSEDVGILERAWNNLTTSIKEAGDELAKIWRAPTEAEKLASVNEQIASLENGDGWMTDSARKSSLETLRKNKAELDFAVKSQQGYLDNKNKIIQANDREKKSQQDLNKYIEASLSQAEKRTREHEKLNREIAANAKAAKDTASASDSEKIRLWTPDEIAKARAGIDKKYADPKTPNKRDYRVDEGTKAEETALKEQIALESKLRVLREHKSVTDVISAERKKLWETEAQIAITEEARGKRQLTKQEQTLLANKAAVLAQHEKLALLGDEVVAQERLNKLQDQADKYVKQQTEKQNAIRDTIGKSSREAQQALERSQILSAHQDNPRLNEMLAAQAATYASEEEKRANWLAGAQTAWGGLP; encoded by the coding sequence ATGAGCCAGCAGATAGCTGATCTGGTCATTAATCTCAGAGCGGACAGCACCACATTCACTGAGCAGGTTGGACGCGTCGAGCGTCAGTTGCTGCAGGCCGCCGCCAGTGCGGATGCGTCAGCTGAGCGTATGCGTAAATTTGCCGAAGGGCAGTCAGCAGCGGTTAACCAGGCAGCGAACAGCACACAGGCCACACTGAAAACGCTGGATGAGTCTCAGATATTCAGTGCTGATAAGTTTGTTCAGAAATGGAAAGCCGCGGCGCGTGAAATTGACAGCATGCACCGCCGGATGAATGAACAGATCAATAACAGCAGGCAGAAAGATTCGGCCGGTCGGGATCTGGCGCGGCAGCAGGATGCCATGACCGAAAGCTTTTTCCGTCAGATTGATGCGGTAAAGAAGACCGGCAGCGGGCTTGAACAACTGGCCGTCATTCAGTCGAAACTGAACCAGGCGCAGCGTGCCGGAACCATATCACAGCAGGATTATCTGACCCTGATCTCATCCGTCACGCAGCGCACAACAGAGTTACGCCGTGCGGATGAAAACCTGACACAGCAGAAAACCCGGTTTATTCAGCGCCTGAAAGAACAGGTAGCCACACAGAACCTGTCCCGCAAAGAAATGCTGCGTTACCAGGCTGCACAGCTGGGCGTCAGTTCATCAGCGGATATCTATATCAATAAACTCCGTGACAGCAACAAAGAAACGGAGAAGTTTAAAGGCAATAATAAGATCCTGTCCGAAGGCCTGCGCAGCCTTGCCGGTCATATGGGGATGAGCAAGTTCACCTACTTTGGCGGTATGGGGGCGGTAGTCGGTGGAATAGCTGCGGTTGGTAAAGCAGCCTGGAATGCTGAGCAGGAAGTGACGCTGCTCAACCGTCAGCTGATCGCCACCGGTAATTATGCCGGTAAAACATCGGCACAGCTTCGCCTGATGGCAGATCAGATGTCCGGTGGCTGGATAACCAGGTCGGATATGACTGCTGCGCTTACAAGTGCAGTCGGTTCCGGTTATTTCTTCGGTGACCAGGTATCACTTGTGGCCAAAGCAGCTGCACAGATGAAACAGGCCACCGGGCAGTCGGTGGATGAAACAGTTAATCAGTTCAAACGGCTTAAGGATGATCCGGTCAACGCGATTATGGAAATGGATAAATCCATGCACCTGCTGACCGCATCCGAGTATGAACATATAGCTGCATTGGAAAGATCCGGAAAAACCCGTGAGGCGTCAGAATATGCCATTACCAAACTGGCAGAGGTTACCAACCGTCGCACTATTGAGATGAGTGAGGATGTGGGTATCCTTGAACGGGCATGGAATAACCTTACAACAAGCATAAAAGAAGCCGGTGATGAACTGGCGAAAATTTGGAGGGCACCTACTGAAGCGGAAAAGTTGGCTAGTGTGAATGAACAGATCGCATCTCTTGAAAACGGTGATGGGTGGATGACCGACTCCGCTCGTAAGAGTAGTTTGGAAACATTAAGAAAGAACAAGGCCGAACTTGATTTCGCCGTTAAATCCCAGCAGGGGTATCTGGATAATAAAAATAAAATTATCCAGGCCAATGACCGAGAAAAGAAAAGCCAGCAGGATCTCAATAAGTACATTGAGGCGAGCCTCTCTCAGGCAGAAAAAAGAACGCGGGAGCACGAAAAGTTAAACCGTGAAATTGCTGCCAATGCAAAGGCTGCAAAAGATACCGCCTCTGCATCTGACAGTGAAAAAATCAGGCTATGGACACCTGATGAAATAGCGAAAGCCAGAGCTGGTATTGATAAAAAATATGCCGACCCTAAGACGCCAAATAAACGCGATTATCGTGTTGATGAAGGAACAAAAGCAGAAGAAACGGCCTTAAAAGAGCAAATTGCACTTGAATCAAAATTGCGCGTGCTCAGAGAGCACAAATCTGTTACGGATGTAATCAGTGCTGAACGTAAAAAGCTTTGGGAAACCGAGGCTCAGATTGCCATTACTGAAGAGGCCAGAGGTAAGCGCCAGTTAACCAAACAGGAGCAGACGTTGCTGGCAAATAAAGCGGCAGTACTGGCTCAGCATGAGAAATTGGCACTGCTTGGTGATGAAGTTGTCGCCCAGGAACGCCTGAATAAACTTCAGGATCAGGCTGATAAATACGTTAAGCAGCAGACTGAAAAGCAAAATGCAATCCGCGATACTATCGGCAAATCTTCGCGCGAAGCGCAGCAGGCTCTGGAGAGGTCGCAAATCCTCTCCGCTCATCAGGACAATCCGCGGCTGAATGAAATGCTGGCGGCTCAGGCAGCAACGTATGCATCGGAAGAGGAAAAGCGAGCTAACTGGCTGGCCGGAGCACAAACCGCCTGGGGGGGATTACCGTGA
- a CDS encoding phage tail tape measure C-terminal domain-containing protein codes for MAALNGFSTELTSVLTTGKANFREFTTSILKMLTEIFVKKSIVMGMDAMGFNFTPNAKGGVYSSPSLSAYSGQVVHTPTMFAFAKGAGVMGEAGPEGIFPLRRGLDGKLGVVAKMAGGGDGVVQHFNITIQNDGSNGQMGPQATQQILKLVEQKTKQVIASERRPGGAMG; via the coding sequence ATGGCGGCACTGAACGGATTCTCAACTGAGCTGACATCTGTTCTGACAACCGGTAAGGCTAACTTCCGGGAGTTCACCACATCTATACTGAAAATGCTGACAGAGATTTTTGTTAAAAAATCGATTGTTATGGGAATGGATGCGATGGGGTTTAATTTTACCCCAAATGCCAAAGGGGGCGTTTATAGCTCTCCGTCACTGAGTGCGTACAGTGGCCAGGTGGTACATACCCCGACAATGTTTGCCTTTGCAAAAGGTGCTGGTGTTATGGGGGAAGCCGGACCAGAGGGGATTTTTCCGCTGCGCCGTGGTCTGGACGGAAAACTGGGTGTAGTGGCGAAAATGGCTGGTGGAGGTGATGGTGTAGTTCAGCATTTTAATATCACCATTCAAAATGACGGCAGCAACGGGCAGATGGGCCCGCAGGCGACACAGCAAATCCTGAAGCTGGTTGAGCAAAAAACCAAGCAGGTTATTGCATCTGAACGTCGTCCGGGCGGAGCAATGGGGTAA
- a CDS encoding phage tail protein: METFTWKVKPGMNIESEPRVRSVRFGDGYEQRRPDGFNINLEKYSISLSPRNADAQVIRTFLEKHAGVTAFFWKPPHQTHPITVLCRKWSVSVGAIRTEITAEFEQTIA; encoded by the coding sequence ATGGAAACATTCACCTGGAAAGTAAAACCCGGCATGAACATTGAGAGCGAGCCCCGTGTTCGCTCTGTTCGCTTTGGTGACGGGTACGAGCAACGTCGTCCTGATGGTTTTAATATCAACCTTGAAAAATACAGCATTTCATTATCACCAAGGAATGCTGATGCACAGGTTATCAGGACTTTTCTGGAAAAACATGCAGGTGTGACAGCATTTTTCTGGAAACCCCCTCATCAAACGCACCCAATCACGGTATTATGTCGAAAATGGTCAGTTTCAGTAGGGGCGATCAGAACTGAGATTACTGCTGAGTTCGAGCAAACTATTGCATAA